The following proteins are encoded in a genomic region of Cyclonatronum proteinivorum:
- a CDS encoding YfhO family protein, whose translation MPAKRSSRKSEKSFTRPLSRWDDLRPAWQHAICLGFLLILPLFHYSDVIIGDQRFFSPDIIQWRASAESVIQHREQYGEEPLWAENMFSGMPAFIVSYMRTVPHADVIFSWLVTIFPAAALWVMLVGIYLFLLRLKLHPLAAVTGAVILGLTTYMPIIVGAGHNAKVYALAFIPWMFYGYMLLTRSRHWLLGLAVFALAANLEFRAGHPQVTYIFLYLFFIWWVYDTIRAYRSKTLPAWMRKTGLIAAAALLALAANIQPYWSIYEYSPYSIRGGSDAEERSGLALDYAMAWSHGWFELTTLAVPGIMGGSSAEGLYWGPKIMTSGPHYLGALAIMLVLLALFKVKSGLKWVFLSGAVLSALFALGEHFMAFNALFFDYMPLFNKFRAPEKWLMLTTFSLGMLAALGANWLFQTERSGEITRLKDALWPSAAALGIGLILFFAAANQLSFTKEGERQLIMNQIAQANQVDVNDPRVADVAGQILAEFRLDRQDLALGDTTRFLLYTAAGIGLLAAFTAAKLPAYLVIVLMIALLTADLSSVGQRYIPAESKMDQFITQEDFLERQRRPFHTFIQQEQQSRDYPYRVFPIDQNPFNNAIPAYFFPSVGGYTGAKLNRYQDAIDNAFFVPPGLNFGLLDMLNVRYITASADFQFPEFPVVFEDESGVVMENRGVLPKVFVPANIKAVDRPAEALEFISAPFFSADIRSVIEKSEDELLPHRADPRADFTITQYNAREISFSMTRTEPGYIAISEMFYPAGWRAYVNGEEQPIYAMNFLLRGLHLTAGEHDVQLVFEPRSHYLGSVLSWIFNIVIMVLLGLGIFRVKATAASSGTKVNSAAGGGQDRS comes from the coding sequence ATGCCCGCCAAACGCTCTTCCCGTAAATCCGAAAAGTCTTTTACCCGCCCTTTATCCCGCTGGGATGACCTCCGGCCTGCATGGCAGCACGCCATTTGCCTGGGCTTTCTGCTGATCCTTCCGCTGTTTCACTACAGCGATGTCATTATCGGGGATCAGCGCTTTTTCTCGCCCGATATCATACAGTGGCGGGCGAGTGCAGAATCCGTGATACAGCACCGGGAGCAATACGGGGAAGAGCCGCTGTGGGCGGAGAACATGTTTTCCGGTATGCCGGCTTTTATCGTTTCTTACATGCGCACCGTGCCGCATGCAGACGTTATTTTCAGCTGGCTGGTCACCATATTTCCGGCGGCAGCACTCTGGGTAATGCTCGTTGGAATTTACCTGTTCCTGCTCCGCCTGAAGCTACATCCGCTTGCGGCAGTTACCGGCGCAGTTATTTTAGGGCTTACCACCTACATGCCGATCATTGTCGGAGCCGGTCACAATGCCAAAGTATATGCGCTGGCTTTTATCCCCTGGATGTTTTACGGATACATGCTGCTAACGCGGTCCCGGCACTGGCTGCTCGGTCTGGCCGTTTTTGCATTGGCCGCAAATCTTGAGTTTAGGGCCGGACATCCGCAGGTCACCTATATTTTCCTCTATTTGTTTTTTATCTGGTGGGTTTACGATACCATCAGGGCCTACCGAAGTAAAACCCTTCCGGCATGGATGCGCAAAACCGGACTCATTGCCGCCGCCGCACTGCTGGCGCTGGCTGCCAACATTCAGCCCTACTGGAGCATTTACGAGTACTCCCCTTACAGCATTCGGGGCGGCAGCGATGCTGAAGAGCGCAGCGGCCTCGCCCTTGATTATGCGATGGCCTGGTCGCATGGCTGGTTCGAACTCACAACCCTGGCCGTACCGGGCATTATGGGCGGCAGCTCTGCGGAAGGCCTGTACTGGGGCCCCAAAATAATGACAAGCGGTCCGCATTACCTCGGCGCCCTGGCCATCATGCTCGTGCTGCTGGCGCTTTTCAAGGTGAAGTCAGGATTGAAATGGGTGTTTTTATCGGGTGCCGTGCTCTCGGCTCTTTTTGCGCTCGGCGAACATTTTATGGCCTTTAATGCCCTCTTTTTTGATTACATGCCGCTGTTCAACAAGTTCAGGGCGCCGGAAAAATGGCTCATGCTCACCACCTTCAGTCTGGGTATGCTGGCAGCGCTTGGTGCCAACTGGTTGTTTCAGACTGAGCGGTCGGGGGAAATCACACGCTTAAAAGACGCCCTCTGGCCCTCGGCAGCCGCACTCGGCATAGGCCTGATCCTTTTCTTTGCTGCCGCCAACCAGCTTTCATTTACGAAAGAAGGCGAGCGTCAGCTCATCATGAATCAAATAGCGCAGGCCAATCAGGTTGATGTCAACGATCCGCGTGTTGCGGATGTAGCAGGTCAGATTCTGGCTGAGTTCAGGCTTGATCGTCAGGATCTTGCCCTGGGTGATACGACGCGCTTTTTGCTGTACACCGCAGCAGGTATAGGTCTGCTTGCTGCTTTCACAGCCGCAAAATTACCTGCCTATCTTGTGATTGTCCTGATGATCGCACTTCTCACAGCCGACCTGAGCAGCGTAGGACAGCGCTACATCCCGGCAGAGAGTAAGATGGATCAGTTCATTACGCAAGAAGACTTTCTGGAGCGGCAACGACGGCCCTTTCACACCTTTATACAGCAGGAGCAGCAAAGCCGTGATTATCCGTACCGGGTTTTTCCGATTGATCAGAATCCGTTCAACAATGCAATTCCGGCCTACTTTTTCCCAAGCGTAGGCGGGTACACCGGTGCCAAGCTCAATCGCTATCAGGATGCGATTGACAACGCTTTCTTTGTTCCCCCGGGCCTGAATTTTGGTCTGCTTGATATGCTTAACGTGCGCTACATCACCGCGTCGGCCGACTTTCAGTTTCCTGAGTTTCCGGTAGTTTTTGAAGATGAATCCGGCGTTGTGATGGAAAACCGGGGCGTGCTTCCCAAAGTTTTTGTGCCTGCCAATATCAAAGCTGTGGATCGCCCCGCCGAAGCCCTCGAGTTTATCAGCGCCCCGTTTTTTAGTGCCGACATCCGTTCTGTCATTGAAAAAAGCGAAGACGAGCTGCTGCCCCATCGCGCCGACCCTCGTGCAGATTTTACCATCACACAGTATAATGCGCGGGAAATAAGCTTTTCGATGACCCGCACCGAACCCGGGTACATTGCCATTTCAGAGATGTTTTACCCGGCGGGATGGCGGGCCTACGTGAACGGGGAAGAGCAGCCCATTTATGCGATGAATTTTCTGCTGCGCGGCCTGCACCTCACCGCCGGAGAACATGACGTTCAGCTTGTATTTGAACCCCGCTCCCACTACCTGGGCTCGGTTTTATCCTGGATCTTCAACATTGTTATTATGGTGCTGCTGGGTTTGGGTATTTTTCGGGTGAAAGCTACGGCAGCCTCATCCGGTACAAAGGTAAATTCAGCTGCAGGCGGGGGGCAGGACCGATCTTGA
- a CDS encoding glycosyltransferase family 4 protein, translating to MLLITYYWPPSGGSGVQRWLKYARYLPASGWQPVIYTPLNPEAPATDESLLSDVPPEAEILKRPITEPYQWYKKVTGRKESVNVGFIRSERDGPESRAELFSRWVRGNFFIPDARCLWIRPSVRYLRSYLSQNPADAIISTGPPHSMHRIAQKLAHKTGLPWLADFRDPWTGIDFYDDLLLTPPADHLHHRMERAVLSKADVVTTVSPHISRELYRKGARRVEVIPNGYDPADFSGLEDSRKPDSNTFTLLHSGSLVPSRNPHSLWAALSRLCDTLPGFRESLRIRLVGSVDGSVRQSVEKAGLSRQCEVVPYLPHQEALREVFSSDVLLLLINQTANAEGFLSGKVFEYLAAGRPVLCIGPKKGDAAALLRETEAGLTHDFDDQDGIFITLKEWFAAWQKQQPVTTPNLEAVQKYSRPFQAAQVAALLDRLPARND from the coding sequence GTGCTTCTGATCACCTATTACTGGCCCCCTTCCGGCGGATCAGGCGTACAGCGCTGGCTGAAATATGCCCGGTATTTACCGGCTTCCGGATGGCAGCCGGTAATCTATACCCCGCTCAACCCGGAAGCTCCGGCAACCGACGAAAGCCTGCTCTCAGACGTTCCGCCGGAAGCGGAAATTCTGAAGCGCCCCATCACCGAGCCTTATCAGTGGTACAAAAAAGTAACCGGCCGGAAAGAGTCCGTAAATGTCGGGTTCATTCGTTCTGAGAGAGACGGTCCCGAAAGCCGGGCCGAGCTTTTTTCACGCTGGGTCCGCGGCAACTTCTTCATCCCCGATGCCCGCTGCCTCTGGATTCGCCCCTCCGTGCGCTATCTGCGCAGCTACCTGAGTCAGAATCCGGCAGACGCCATCATCAGCACCGGTCCGCCGCATTCCATGCACCGAATCGCCCAAAAGCTGGCACATAAAACCGGCCTACCCTGGCTGGCTGATTTCCGCGACCCCTGGACCGGCATCGACTTTTATGACGACCTGCTCCTTACGCCTCCAGCCGACCACCTGCATCACCGGATGGAACGGGCTGTTCTGTCTAAGGCCGATGTCGTCACCACAGTAAGCCCGCACATCAGCAGAGAGCTGTACCGCAAAGGCGCCCGGCGGGTTGAGGTCATCCCAAACGGCTACGACCCGGCTGATTTTTCCGGACTGGAAGACAGCCGGAAACCTGATTCCAATACGTTTACCCTCCTCCATTCAGGCTCGCTCGTACCTTCGCGCAATCCGCACAGCCTTTGGGCAGCCTTAAGCAGGCTGTGTGATACATTACCCGGCTTTCGGGAAAGCCTGCGCATACGGCTGGTGGGAAGTGTGGATGGAAGCGTACGTCAGTCGGTGGAAAAGGCCGGTCTGAGCCGGCAGTGTGAGGTTGTACCCTACCTGCCGCATCAGGAAGCGCTGCGGGAAGTATTTTCCTCTGATGTGCTGCTACTGCTCATTAATCAGACGGCCAATGCCGAAGGCTTTCTTTCCGGCAAAGTCTTCGAATATCTGGCTGCCGGTCGTCCGGTGTTGTGTATTGGCCCCAAAAAGGGTGATGCGGCAGCCTTGCTTCGTGAAACAGAGGCCGGACTCACCCACGACTTTGATGATCAGGACGGCATCTTCATCACCCTGAAAGAATGGTTTGCAGCCTGGCAAAAGCAGCAGCCCGTTACTACACCAAACCTGGAGGCCGTCCAAAAATATTCCCGTCCCTTTCAGGCGGCTCAGGTAGCCGCACTGCTTGATAGGCTCCCCGCGCGTAACGACTGA
- a CDS encoding hybrid sensor histidine kinase/response regulator, which produces MKRQPIWEEVFSLIKTVAKNSLSSSPTEASIDDKQFYVYKIDGYGLLVLGKNSSFDYSFKYELRHIVDMLARTILQILRENELRATQEQLREKTRLLRTVVDNLPVSVYTKDIEGRKTLANKQELEILGVPNEDEVIGKKDEDFYTAPFLEPANLMDSIVLEEGLPILNEELEYKPGKFGIISKLPMKDDDGNVTGLLGITIDNTESRMREQELSLLKNLINDSSDAVQVADETGRMIYVNTEASQRLGIRAEDAANYHVKDFEPLFREEGTWQEHIQELKKGYPLTIYSTNSNLVTKRTFPVEVSVKFVTIAGIGYVIAISRDITERKNYELRLKEAKQKAEDANKAKSLFLANMSHEIRTPLNAVIGFSQLLDDTDLDDEQHEYVSNVISSSRSLLGLINDVLDFSKIEAGKLELDPIKTSLYALIQEVMDILSYQTHQNGNTLLLNMQPGLPLDVVVDPLRLKQVLINLLSNANKFTHNGTVELRVDGAAIPNSDKWRITFYVRDTGIGISEKNQKKLFQAFSQADNSTTRKFGGTGLGLIISNMLTQKMGSSIRLESVLEKGSTFYFDLDLEAELQKSPLPSNIPGITDVLVVSDNEAEQKIFKRILKSVQIKDFCVDSLQTFISLQEENQQRWQLVFISADDPLLQNEKMLSRFVKRVTASAIICLVVNPLGDFIRAERALKNSFNLVLKLNRPFSVETVLDKLGHAYLQQAEKPESNTVSVAQQGKIRPLFSSIARRLNDRHPVILIVEDVELNMMLATTLISKLLPEAQLLKAYNAEEALKHSKGDPIDLIFMDVHLPDKDGVEITKEIRLLDHHNASAPIVALTAGTVKEEQERCLNSGMNDYITKPIKTAELARILKSYLKKLYR; this is translated from the coding sequence TTGAAAAGACAGCCTATTTGGGAAGAAGTGTTCTCGCTTATCAAAACAGTAGCAAAAAACAGCTTAAGCAGCTCTCCGACTGAAGCAAGTATTGATGACAAGCAGTTTTACGTTTACAAAATAGATGGTTACGGGCTTTTGGTGCTGGGCAAGAACAGCAGTTTTGACTACTCTTTCAAATATGAGCTACGCCATATCGTCGATATGCTTGCAAGAACTATTCTGCAGATTTTGCGCGAGAATGAGCTCAGGGCTACGCAGGAACAGCTTCGGGAAAAAACACGTCTGCTTCGTACCGTTGTTGATAACCTGCCGGTGAGTGTATATACCAAAGATATTGAAGGGCGTAAGACCCTTGCGAATAAGCAGGAACTTGAGATTCTCGGCGTTCCGAACGAGGATGAGGTAATTGGAAAAAAGGATGAAGATTTTTATACGGCACCATTTTTAGAACCGGCAAATCTGATGGATTCCATTGTTTTGGAAGAAGGCTTACCGATCCTGAATGAAGAGCTTGAATACAAACCGGGTAAGTTCGGCATCATTTCGAAACTTCCCATGAAAGATGATGACGGCAATGTGACCGGTTTGCTTGGCATCACCATCGACAATACAGAAAGCAGGATGCGGGAGCAGGAGCTAAGCCTGTTAAAGAACCTGATTAATGACTCCTCAGATGCGGTACAGGTTGCCGATGAAACCGGTCGCATGATCTATGTGAATACCGAAGCGAGTCAGCGGCTTGGAATACGGGCTGAAGATGCAGCAAACTATCATGTAAAAGACTTTGAGCCACTGTTTAGGGAAGAAGGCACCTGGCAGGAACATATTCAGGAGCTGAAAAAAGGCTATCCCTTAACCATTTACAGTACCAACTCAAACCTTGTTACCAAGCGGACTTTCCCGGTTGAAGTCTCTGTAAAGTTTGTAACCATTGCAGGTATTGGGTATGTCATTGCTATCTCGCGTGATATTACAGAGCGAAAAAATTACGAACTCAGGCTTAAGGAAGCTAAACAAAAGGCGGAAGATGCAAACAAAGCCAAGTCGCTGTTCTTGGCCAACATGAGCCATGAAATACGCACCCCGCTAAATGCAGTCATCGGGTTCAGTCAGTTGCTTGATGATACCGATCTTGATGATGAACAGCACGAGTATGTTTCGAACGTGATCTCATCATCCAGAAGTCTGCTTGGGTTAATTAATGATGTGCTGGATTTTTCTAAGATTGAGGCGGGCAAACTCGAACTTGATCCCATAAAAACAAGTTTGTATGCGCTTATTCAGGAGGTCATGGATATTCTTTCCTATCAGACCCATCAAAACGGTAATACCTTACTGCTGAACATGCAGCCGGGTTTGCCCCTTGATGTAGTTGTAGATCCTCTTCGTTTGAAACAGGTGTTGATTAACCTGCTCAGCAATGCGAATAAATTTACCCATAACGGTACCGTAGAACTCCGTGTAGACGGAGCCGCCATTCCTAACAGTGATAAGTGGCGCATTACCTTCTATGTACGCGATACCGGTATAGGGATTTCGGAGAAAAATCAGAAAAAACTCTTTCAGGCCTTTTCGCAGGCCGATAATTCCACAACCCGAAAATTCGGCGGAACAGGTCTCGGACTGATCATTTCAAATATGCTCACACAGAAAATGGGCAGCAGCATCAGATTGGAGAGTGTGCTTGAAAAAGGGAGCACTTTTTACTTTGATCTTGACCTGGAAGCTGAGCTGCAGAAGTCGCCGCTCCCTTCCAATATTCCGGGTATCACAGATGTGCTGGTCGTTTCCGATAATGAAGCTGAACAGAAGATTTTTAAGCGTATTCTGAAGTCGGTGCAGATTAAAGACTTCTGTGTGGATTCGCTGCAAACCTTTATTTCATTGCAGGAAGAGAATCAGCAAAGATGGCAGCTCGTATTTATTTCGGCTGATGATCCGCTGCTTCAAAATGAGAAAATGCTGAGCCGTTTTGTAAAGCGGGTTACTGCATCGGCGATCATCTGTCTGGTGGTCAACCCATTAGGGGACTTTATTCGCGCAGAGCGTGCGTTGAAAAACAGCTTCAACCTTGTCCTGAAGCTCAACAGACCATTCAGTGTTGAAACGGTACTTGATAAGCTGGGGCATGCATACTTGCAGCAGGCCGAAAAACCGGAATCAAATACCGTATCAGTCGCTCAGCAAGGTAAAATCAGACCACTGTTTAGCAGTATTGCCCGCAGGCTTAACGACCGGCATCCGGTGATTCTCATTGTTGAAGACGTGGAGCTCAATATGATGCTTGCTACTACGCTGATTTCCAAACTATTGCCTGAAGCACAGCTACTGAAGGCTTACAATGCTGAAGAGGCGCTAAAGCATTCAAAAGGCGATCCGATAGACCTTATTTTCATGGATGTGCATTTACCTGACAAAGATGGCGTGGAAATCACAAAGGAAATCCGCTTGCTTGATCATCATAATGCAAGCGCGCCTATTGTGGCTTTAACGGCCGGTACCGTAAAAGAAGAGCAGGAGCGCTGTCTGAATTCCGGCATGAACGACTATATTACCAAACCTATTAAAACAGCCGAGCTTGCCCGGATCCTGAAATCCTATCTTAAAAAATTATACAGGTAG